Proteins encoded within one genomic window of Actinoplanes octamycinicus:
- a CDS encoding 2-isopropylmalate synthase, with amino-acid sequence MRSNPSVPRRYAMPATVDLPDRTWPARTIGTAPRWLSTDLRDGNQSLVTPMTPDRKLAMFHLLVEMGFTEIEVGFPVASQDDHDFLRMLIEEDLIPDDVRISVLVQARDELIRQTVESLAGARKATVHLYNATSPQFRRMVFGLSRSECKDLAVQGTRLFLKYADRTLADCDLGFQYSPEMFADTELDFSLEVCEAVMDVWQPGPDRPITLNFPTTVERNTPNVFADQIEWLDRNLSRREHVCLSVHPHNDRGTGVASAELAVLAGAQRIEGCLFGNGERAGNVCLVTLALNLLTHGVDPGLDLGDLNRIRRTVEWCNEMPVHPRHPYGGDMVYTAFSGSHQDAIKKGFDVRARALALGADPERLRWDIPYLPLDPHDVGRTYESVVRINSQSGKGGVAYVLSTRQGLELPRDLRIEFAGTVQAAADERGCEIEPDEVGRMFLDEYASPRFVTVPVAFRRPVPTTLHVQGDAFAVGASRADALGDLEDQLASWGMQVHEVHRIGVSAADSRRDDVVVYAECLIGQRRVWGVGAAGDLDEAARAAVRAAITRALQTGAPRQQPMPRRWDRAS; translated from the coding sequence GTGAGGAGCAACCCGTCTGTTCCGCGGCGCTACGCGATGCCGGCGACCGTGGACCTTCCCGACCGCACCTGGCCGGCCCGCACCATCGGCACGGCGCCCCGATGGCTGAGCACCGACCTGCGCGACGGCAACCAGTCGCTGGTCACGCCGATGACCCCGGACCGCAAGCTGGCCATGTTCCACCTGCTGGTGGAGATGGGGTTCACCGAGATCGAGGTCGGTTTCCCGGTGGCCAGCCAGGACGACCACGACTTCCTGCGGATGCTGATCGAGGAGGACCTGATCCCGGACGACGTCCGGATCTCGGTGCTGGTGCAGGCCCGCGACGAGCTGATCCGGCAGACCGTGGAGAGCCTGGCCGGCGCCCGCAAGGCCACCGTGCACCTCTACAACGCGACGTCGCCGCAATTCCGCCGGATGGTCTTCGGGCTGTCCCGCTCGGAGTGCAAGGACCTCGCGGTGCAGGGCACCCGGCTCTTCCTGAAGTACGCCGACCGCACCCTGGCCGACTGTGACCTGGGCTTCCAGTACTCGCCGGAGATGTTCGCCGACACCGAGCTGGACTTCTCCCTGGAGGTCTGCGAGGCGGTGATGGACGTCTGGCAGCCCGGCCCGGACCGGCCGATCACGCTGAACTTCCCGACCACCGTGGAGCGGAACACGCCGAACGTCTTCGCCGACCAGATCGAGTGGCTGGACCGTAACCTGTCCCGCCGCGAGCACGTCTGCCTCTCCGTGCACCCGCACAACGACCGCGGCACCGGGGTCGCCTCCGCCGAGCTGGCGGTGCTGGCCGGCGCCCAGCGGATCGAGGGCTGCCTGTTCGGCAACGGCGAGCGGGCCGGCAACGTCTGCCTGGTCACCCTGGCGCTCAACCTGCTCACCCACGGCGTCGACCCGGGACTGGACCTCGGTGACCTGAACCGGATCCGGCGGACCGTGGAGTGGTGCAACGAGATGCCGGTGCACCCGCGGCACCCGTATGGCGGCGACATGGTCTACACCGCGTTCTCCGGTTCGCACCAGGACGCGATCAAGAAAGGCTTCGACGTACGGGCGCGGGCGCTCGCGCTCGGCGCCGACCCGGAGCGGCTCCGCTGGGACATCCCCTACCTGCCGCTCGACCCGCACGACGTGGGCCGCACCTACGAGTCGGTGGTCCGGATCAACAGCCAGTCCGGCAAGGGCGGGGTGGCCTACGTGCTGAGCACCCGCCAGGGCCTGGAACTGCCCCGTGACCTGCGGATCGAGTTCGCCGGCACGGTGCAGGCGGCGGCCGACGAGCGGGGCTGCGAGATCGAGCCGGACGAGGTCGGCCGGATGTTCCTGGACGAGTACGCCTCGCCCCGGTTCGTCACCGTGCCGGTCGCGTTCCGCCGCCCGGTGCCGACCACCCTGCACGTGCAGGGTGACGCCTTCGCCGTCGGGGCGAGCCGGGCCGACGCGCTCGGCGACCTGGAGGACCAGCTGGCCTCCTGGGGCATGCAGGTGCACGAGGTGCACCGGATCGGGGTGAGCGCCGCCGACTCGCGCCGGGACGACGTGGTGGTCTACGCCGAGTGCCTGATCGGGCAGCGCCGGGTCTGGGGCGTCGGCGCGGCCGGCGACCTGGACGAGGCGGCCCGCGCCGCGGTGCGCGCCGCCATCACCCGCGCGCTGCAGACCGGGGCGCCCCGGCAGCAGCCGATGCCGCGACGCTGGGACCGCGCCAGCTGA
- a CDS encoding hydroxyisourate hydrolase has product MSVSAQALDGVYGKPAAGVRARLDQGVDGRWQTVAAAETDETGTIGAFVDGRLARGPYRIVFDSDHYFAGLGVHAAYPEITVVFRVTGEPHTCQVQVLMTPYSYSLYFGNLA; this is encoded by the coding sequence ATGAGCGTCTCGGCGCAGGCTCTCGACGGCGTCTACGGCAAACCGGCAGCGGGGGTCCGCGCGCGTCTCGACCAGGGGGTCGACGGTCGCTGGCAGACCGTGGCCGCCGCGGAGACCGATGAGACCGGCACGATCGGGGCCTTCGTCGACGGCCGGCTCGCCCGCGGCCCGTACCGGATCGTCTTCGACAGCGACCACTACTTCGCCGGGCTCGGCGTGCACGCGGCCTACCCGGAGATCACCGTGGTCTTCCGGGTGACCGGCGAGCCGCACACGTGCCAGGTGCAGGTCCTGATGACGCCGTACTCGTACTCGCTCTACTTCGGCAATCTCGCGTGA
- a CDS encoding AfsR/SARP family transcriptional regulator, giving the protein MQILILGILEVLFGETQVELGGQRQQIILATLALEANKVIRVTRLMEALYGDDLPSTSRVQVQICISALRRLFAAHGHPDAIVTRTQGYSLQIPDGALDLHRYEEALTQARQLREFRRLEESAGQYRQALALWRGPALDGVESRVVQGAAERLAERRLTTTEECIELELKLGRHREVIDELNALVDENPLRARLREHLMLALYRSGRQPEALDTYRVARRLFIDELGLEPGEELRQLEHAILTGDPRLALPESLTVAPPPVEPVPPPIPPVITNPIVEEIRAPAAVPVPPVPVAPPISAAPVSAPGISPVPCLLPTDIADFTGRNQQIEAIQAQFGLAADDASQFAVPVVVMAGKPGIGKTTLAVHAAHRLAARYPDGQLFADLHGRHAEQVGPMRVLERFLRALGVPGTDVPELIEERAELYRTLLADRRMLVVLDNAGDERQVRPLVPGTSQSAVLITSRSRLAGLPGAVHIDVDVFNPEQSTELLSRIAGAERIEAEPDSAAELAELCGHLPLALRIAGARLAARPHWSVDHLVERLENEARRLDELKHSGMGIRASISLTYDHLEEDARRLFRLLTVLDFPHFSGWVAAALLDIGFAEAQDLLDDLADAQLIETSRDGRGVHAQYRFHDLIRVFARERLAADDPVEERDRALERALGALLFLAEEARRGLYGNFLRVPAEAPLHPLPARQVRQLVDPPLPWFERERLTIVAAVRQAAQAGLAAHSWSLAMTAVTLFESRIYLSDWRETHQIALEAARQAGDERGQAAILYSLGSLHIGEQRYPEALRLLAAADELFLRAGDQQGRAMVSRYVGFIDRMTGRYAEAAENYTRALETFRAGGDLVAVAYVLHSIAQIKLEQGDLDAARTLLPEALEYARRSGSRRVEAQALHRLGETHLQADEVKPAIEVLRQALDVVRELGDPVGQAYALQGLGAAYLRAGAHEKAADVLREAMELAVASAERMIEARVSMVLGELAMAVGNPPQAVVHLHRSLGLFRAISVPQLEARVLGLLSDAYTAADNPVGRDPGSLSLEPPGKPAVFSS; this is encoded by the coding sequence GTGCAGATTCTCATCCTCGGGATTCTCGAGGTGCTGTTCGGCGAGACCCAGGTGGAGCTCGGCGGGCAACGTCAGCAGATCATTCTGGCGACCCTGGCCCTGGAGGCCAACAAGGTGATCCGGGTGACCCGTCTGATGGAGGCTCTGTACGGTGACGACCTGCCCTCCACCTCCCGGGTGCAGGTGCAGATCTGCATCTCGGCGCTGCGCCGGCTGTTCGCGGCGCACGGCCATCCGGACGCCATCGTCACCCGCACCCAGGGTTACTCGCTGCAGATCCCGGACGGCGCCCTCGACCTGCACCGGTACGAGGAGGCCCTGACCCAGGCCCGCCAGCTGCGCGAGTTCCGCCGGCTGGAGGAGTCGGCCGGGCAGTACCGGCAGGCCCTGGCGCTGTGGCGCGGCCCGGCCCTGGACGGCGTCGAGAGCCGGGTGGTGCAGGGCGCCGCCGAGCGGCTCGCCGAGCGCCGGCTGACCACCACCGAGGAGTGCATCGAGCTGGAGCTCAAGCTCGGCCGCCACCGCGAGGTGATCGACGAGCTGAACGCCCTGGTCGACGAGAACCCGCTGCGCGCCCGGCTGCGCGAGCACCTGATGCTCGCCCTGTACCGGTCCGGCCGGCAGCCCGAGGCGCTGGACACCTACCGGGTCGCCCGCCGGCTCTTCATCGACGAGCTGGGCCTGGAGCCGGGGGAGGAGCTGCGCCAGCTGGAGCACGCGATCCTCACCGGCGACCCCAGGCTGGCCCTCCCGGAGAGCCTCACGGTGGCCCCGCCGCCGGTGGAGCCGGTGCCGCCGCCGATCCCCCCGGTGATCACCAACCCGATCGTCGAGGAGATCCGGGCGCCGGCCGCCGTCCCGGTGCCGCCGGTGCCGGTCGCGCCGCCGATCTCGGCCGCCCCGGTGTCGGCGCCCGGCATCTCCCCGGTGCCCTGCCTGCTGCCCACCGACATCGCCGACTTCACCGGCCGCAACCAGCAGATCGAGGCGATCCAGGCGCAGTTCGGCCTGGCCGCCGACGACGCCTCGCAGTTCGCCGTCCCGGTCGTGGTGATGGCCGGCAAGCCGGGCATCGGCAAGACCACCCTGGCCGTGCACGCCGCGCACCGCCTCGCCGCCCGCTATCCGGACGGGCAGCTCTTCGCCGACCTGCACGGCCGGCACGCCGAGCAGGTCGGCCCGATGCGGGTGCTGGAGCGGTTCCTGCGCGCGCTCGGCGTGCCCGGCACCGACGTGCCGGAGCTGATCGAGGAGCGCGCCGAGCTCTACCGCACCCTGCTCGCCGACCGCCGGATGCTGGTGGTGCTGGACAACGCCGGCGACGAGCGCCAGGTCCGCCCGCTGGTCCCGGGCACCTCGCAGTCCGCGGTGCTGATAACCAGCCGCAGCCGGCTGGCCGGCCTGCCCGGCGCGGTGCACATCGACGTCGACGTGTTCAACCCCGAGCAGTCGACCGAGCTGCTCTCCCGGATCGCCGGCGCGGAGCGGATCGAGGCCGAGCCGGACTCCGCCGCCGAGCTGGCCGAGCTCTGCGGGCACCTGCCGCTGGCGCTGCGGATCGCCGGGGCCCGGCTGGCCGCGCGCCCGCACTGGAGCGTCGACCACCTGGTCGAGCGCCTGGAGAATGAGGCCCGCCGGCTCGACGAGCTGAAGCACAGCGGGATGGGCATCCGGGCCAGCATCTCGCTCACCTACGACCACCTGGAGGAGGACGCGCGGCGGCTGTTCCGGCTGCTCACCGTCCTGGACTTCCCGCACTTCTCCGGCTGGGTCGCGGCCGCCCTGCTGGACATCGGTTTCGCCGAGGCACAGGACCTGCTCGACGACCTGGCCGACGCGCAGCTGATCGAGACCAGCCGGGACGGCCGGGGCGTGCACGCGCAGTACCGCTTCCACGACCTGATCCGGGTGTTCGCCCGGGAGCGGCTGGCCGCCGACGACCCGGTGGAGGAGCGCGACCGGGCGCTGGAGCGGGCGCTCGGCGCGCTGTTGTTCCTCGCCGAGGAGGCCCGCCGCGGGCTGTACGGCAACTTCCTGCGGGTGCCCGCCGAGGCCCCGCTGCACCCACTGCCCGCGCGCCAGGTCCGCCAGCTGGTCGACCCGCCGCTGCCGTGGTTCGAGCGGGAGCGGCTCACCATCGTGGCCGCGGTCCGGCAGGCCGCGCAGGCCGGGCTGGCCGCGCACAGCTGGAGCCTGGCGATGACCGCGGTCACCCTCTTCGAGTCGCGGATCTATCTGAGCGACTGGCGGGAGACGCACCAGATCGCGCTGGAGGCGGCGCGGCAGGCCGGCGACGAGCGCGGGCAGGCCGCGATCCTGTACTCGCTCGGCTCGCTGCACATCGGCGAGCAGCGCTATCCGGAGGCGCTGCGCCTGCTGGCCGCCGCCGACGAGCTGTTCCTGCGGGCCGGTGACCAGCAGGGCCGCGCGATGGTCAGCCGCTATGTCGGCTTCATCGACCGGATGACCGGCCGGTACGCGGAAGCGGCGGAGAACTACACGCGGGCGCTGGAGACGTTCCGGGCCGGCGGCGATCTGGTCGCCGTGGCCTACGTGCTGCACAGCATCGCGCAGATCAAGCTGGAGCAGGGCGACCTGGACGCGGCCCGGACCCTGCTGCCGGAGGCGCTGGAGTACGCCCGGCGCTCGGGCAGCCGCCGGGTCGAGGCGCAGGCACTGCACCGGCTCGGCGAGACGCACTTGCAGGCGGACGAGGTGAAGCCGGCCATCGAGGTGCTCCGGCAGGCCCTCGACGTGGTCCGCGAGCTGGGCGATCCGGTCGGGCAGGCGTACGCGCTGCAGGGACTGGGCGCGGCGTACCTGCGGGCCGGCGCCCACGAGAAGGCCGCCGACGTGCTGCGTGAGGCGATGGAGCTCGCCGTAGCGTCGGCGGAACGCATGATCGAGGCCCGGGTCTCGATGGTCCTCGGGGAGCTGGCGATGGCCGTCGGCAATCCGCCGCAGGCGGTCGTCCACCTGCATCGCTCGCTGGGACTGTTCCGGGCGATCTCCGTGCCGCAACTGGAGGCACGGGTGCTGGGGCTGCTCAGTGACGCGTACACGGCCGCGGACAATCCGGTGGGCCGCGACCCCGGGTCGCTGAGCTTAGAGCCGCCGGGAAAACCGGCGGTGTTCAGCAGCTGA
- a CDS encoding 4'-phosphopantetheinyl transferase family protein, whose translation MIERILPADVVAVDTFDDPPDATLLAEEESIVAKAIEKRRREFTTARHCARAALVRLGLPPSPILAGRLNEPLWPAGVVGTITHCPGYRGVVVAADTRITTVGIDAEPNEPLTAGVLESVALPDERVHVAELLQARPEVRWDRMLFCAKEAVYKSWFPLAQRWLDFEDAVVTMRPGSAGAATGVFDARLLVVGPRVGGRRLTGFTGRWLVEQGLILTAIVVPVAVPARPVRPHAAAGVR comes from the coding sequence ATGATCGAGAGAATCCTTCCCGCCGACGTGGTGGCAGTCGACACGTTCGACGACCCGCCGGACGCGACGCTGCTGGCCGAGGAGGAGAGCATCGTCGCCAAGGCGATCGAGAAACGGCGCCGCGAGTTCACCACCGCCCGGCACTGCGCCCGCGCGGCGCTGGTCCGCCTCGGCCTGCCGCCGTCGCCGATCCTGGCCGGCCGGCTCAACGAGCCACTGTGGCCGGCCGGCGTGGTCGGCACCATCACGCACTGCCCCGGCTATCGGGGCGTGGTGGTGGCGGCCGACACGAGGATCACCACGGTGGGCATCGACGCGGAGCCGAACGAGCCGCTGACCGCCGGCGTGCTGGAGTCGGTGGCGCTGCCCGACGAGCGGGTGCACGTGGCCGAGCTGCTCCAGGCCCGGCCCGAGGTGCGCTGGGACCGGATGCTGTTCTGCGCCAAGGAGGCGGTCTACAAGTCCTGGTTCCCGCTGGCCCAGCGCTGGCTGGACTTCGAGGACGCGGTGGTCACCATGCGGCCCGGGTCGGCCGGCGCCGCCACCGGGGTCTTCGACGCCCGGCTGCTGGTGGTCGGCCCGCGGGTCGGTGGCCGCCGGCTCACCGGCTTCACCGGCCGCTGGCTGGTCGAGCAGGGTCTGATCCTGACCGCGATCGTGGTGCCGGTGGCGGTGCCCGCCCGCCCGGTCCGGCCGCACGCGGCGGCCGGCGTTCGATAG
- a CDS encoding thioesterase II family protein, translated as MTMSAVDTSLWLRTYHPTDVAPIRLVCLPHAGGSAGYYFPVSRALSPRVEVIAVQYPGRQDRRAEPGIGSLRELARDVHEQLRRQPDDRPLALFGHSMGATVAYEVARLLEDDGIVPAHLFVSGRRAPSRHRDERVHLQNDAGLVAEMRRLDGTAGGLLDDPDVLRMVLGVIRDDYRAAETYRWEPGPALHCPVTALTGDHDPKVTPAEADAWRDHTNAAFTLRVFDGGHFYLNSHQADVLDTIRTALTPVPHR; from the coding sequence ATGACCATGTCCGCTGTCGACACCAGCCTGTGGCTGCGCACCTACCACCCCACCGACGTGGCGCCGATCCGGCTGGTCTGCCTGCCGCACGCGGGCGGCTCCGCCGGCTACTACTTCCCCGTCTCCCGGGCCCTGTCGCCGCGCGTCGAGGTGATCGCCGTGCAGTACCCCGGACGGCAGGACCGCCGGGCGGAACCCGGGATCGGCTCTCTCCGCGAACTGGCCCGGGACGTCCACGAGCAACTCCGCCGGCAGCCGGACGACCGGCCGCTGGCACTCTTCGGGCACAGCATGGGCGCCACCGTGGCGTACGAGGTGGCCCGGCTGCTGGAGGACGACGGAATCGTGCCGGCGCACCTGTTCGTCTCCGGCCGGCGGGCACCCTCGCGACACCGCGACGAGCGGGTCCACCTGCAGAACGACGCCGGGCTGGTGGCCGAGATGCGCCGGCTGGACGGCACCGCGGGCGGCCTGCTGGACGACCCGGACGTGCTGCGCATGGTGCTCGGCGTGATCCGCGACGACTACCGGGCGGCGGAGACCTACCGCTGGGAGCCGGGACCGGCGCTGCACTGCCCGGTCACCGCGCTGACCGGCGACCACGATCCGAAGGTCACCCCGGCCGAGGCGGACGCCTGGCGCGACCACACCAACGCCGCCTTCACGCTGCGCGTCTTCGACGGCGGCCACTTCTACCTCAACTCGCACCAGGCCGATGTGCTGGACACGATCCGGACGGCCCTGACCCCGGTCCCGCACCGCTAG
- a CDS encoding AAA family ATPase: MGLIERDEALACLDELLADAVAGRGRTALVTGTVATGKSELLSVLADRSIERGALAVTATGSAEERDMPLALLGQLFHDAPLPTGDRDRAMSLLLEGTKAVLAAGDDAGGHLDAQVIHGLCTILLEQAERFPLALLVDDVQHADRASLVCLTYLSRRARLAKLLLVFSRSTFGDTAEPAWQTDLLRPGSGSRIHLEPLTGEGVRQFAEQRAGAEAAERLADRWHQLSGGNPLLVEGLIADHRQTVAETGAEPDDAVAGDGYAAAVTSCLHRADERLLEVARGVAVLDDPESLDRLIGLGSQQVAQTVRALTVAGLLGMGSFRHPAARAAVLADVRQEQRAELHRRAAVLTYDRGASTRVVAEHLVNASDVRESWGVTVLEDAARQALREGRVEAAVRYLKLAWRACTDDRHRVRIMTTLVRAEWRINPSTSAGYLPELTGALEKGVLRGSDAIVLAKALLWHGQFRDAEHVLDRLAAQGGELDPDTAAELAATRPWLRCTYAPFVAHLPKTTATAATVSASRRLAAARALSSVISSNPGPDLGDTCERILRGSRLDEMSLDTVESALLALTYAGHADKAAGWCDMFVEEAYTRRAPSRQARLAVVRAEVAVRMGNLAGAAGYARTALEIMPPASWGVAVGHPLSLLIIASVAMGDFDDVREQLDQPVPEAMFQTRYGLHYLQARGRYSLATDHPGLALRDFQRAGDLMSAWGVDAPGLVAWRSDAAEAYLRMGRPLQARKLTEEQLNRCTDKMPRARGVGLRLLAATEQPRHRPMLLRQAADLLQNSGDLYELARTLTDLAQAYNALGESRRAGMIGHRARALAEGCAAVPLRRALSQDADWDAAEPAVPATASGGAAMLSDAERRVAALAAVGYTNREIADKLYITTSTVEQHLTRTYRKLNVTRRSDLPANLDATLATA, translated from the coding sequence ATGGGACTGATCGAGCGCGATGAGGCCCTGGCCTGCCTCGACGAGCTCCTGGCCGACGCGGTCGCCGGGCGCGGCCGGACGGCCCTGGTCACCGGCACCGTGGCGACCGGCAAGAGCGAGCTGCTGAGCGTGCTCGCCGACCGGTCGATCGAGCGCGGCGCGCTGGCGGTCACCGCGACCGGCTCGGCGGAGGAGCGGGACATGCCGCTCGCGCTGCTGGGCCAGCTCTTCCACGACGCGCCACTGCCCACCGGCGACCGGGACCGGGCCATGAGCCTGCTCCTCGAGGGCACCAAGGCCGTGCTGGCCGCCGGCGACGACGCCGGCGGCCACCTGGACGCGCAGGTCATCCACGGCCTGTGCACGATCCTGCTGGAGCAGGCCGAGCGGTTCCCGCTGGCCCTGCTCGTCGACGACGTCCAGCACGCCGACCGGGCGTCGCTGGTCTGCCTGACCTATCTGTCGCGTCGCGCCCGGCTGGCCAAGCTGCTGCTGGTGTTCAGCCGCAGCACGTTCGGCGACACCGCCGAGCCGGCCTGGCAGACCGATCTGCTGCGACCCGGCTCGGGCAGCCGGATCCACCTGGAGCCGCTGACCGGCGAGGGCGTCCGGCAGTTCGCCGAGCAGCGGGCCGGCGCGGAGGCGGCCGAGCGGCTGGCGGACCGCTGGCACCAGCTCAGCGGCGGCAACCCGCTGCTGGTCGAGGGCCTGATCGCGGACCACCGGCAGACGGTGGCGGAGACCGGCGCCGAGCCGGACGACGCGGTCGCCGGCGACGGCTACGCCGCGGCGGTGACCTCCTGCCTGCACCGCGCCGACGAGCGGCTGCTCGAGGTGGCCCGCGGCGTCGCGGTGCTGGACGACCCGGAGAGCCTGGACCGGCTGATCGGGCTCGGCTCGCAGCAGGTGGCCCAGACCGTCCGGGCGCTCACCGTGGCGGGGCTGCTCGGCATGGGCTCGTTCCGGCACCCGGCGGCCCGCGCCGCGGTGCTCGCCGATGTGCGCCAGGAGCAGCGCGCCGAGCTGCACCGCCGGGCCGCGGTGCTGACCTACGACCGGGGCGCCTCCACCCGGGTGGTGGCCGAGCACCTGGTCAACGCCAGCGACGTGCGGGAGAGCTGGGGCGTCACGGTGCTGGAGGACGCCGCCCGGCAGGCGCTGCGCGAGGGCCGGGTGGAGGCCGCGGTCCGCTACCTGAAGCTCGCCTGGCGGGCGTGCACCGACGACCGGCACCGGGTGCGCATCATGACCACGCTGGTCCGCGCCGAGTGGCGGATCAACCCGAGCACCTCGGCCGGCTATCTGCCCGAGCTGACCGGCGCGCTGGAGAAGGGTGTGCTCCGCGGCAGCGACGCGATCGTGCTGGCCAAGGCGCTGCTCTGGCACGGCCAGTTCCGCGACGCCGAGCACGTGCTGGACCGGCTGGCCGCCCAGGGCGGCGAGCTGGACCCGGACACCGCGGCCGAGCTGGCCGCCACCCGCCCCTGGCTGCGCTGCACGTACGCGCCGTTCGTCGCCCACCTGCCGAAGACCACGGCCACCGCGGCCACCGTCTCGGCGAGCCGGCGGCTGGCCGCGGCCCGGGCGCTCTCCTCGGTGATCAGCTCCAACCCGGGTCCCGACCTGGGCGACACGTGCGAGCGGATCCTGCGCGGCTCGCGGCTCGACGAGATGTCCCTGGACACGGTGGAGAGCGCGCTGCTGGCGCTGACCTATGCCGGGCACGCCGACAAGGCGGCCGGCTGGTGCGACATGTTCGTCGAGGAGGCGTACACCCGGCGGGCGCCGAGCCGGCAGGCCCGGCTCGCCGTGGTCCGCGCCGAGGTCGCGGTGCGGATGGGCAACCTGGCCGGCGCCGCCGGCTACGCCCGCACCGCGCTGGAGATCATGCCGCCGGCCAGCTGGGGTGTCGCGGTCGGGCACCCGCTGTCGCTGCTGATCATCGCGTCGGTGGCGATGGGCGACTTCGACGACGTGCGCGAGCAGCTCGACCAGCCGGTCCCGGAGGCGATGTTCCAGACCCGCTACGGCCTGCACTACCTGCAGGCCCGCGGGCGGTACAGCCTGGCCACCGACCACCCGGGGCTGGCGCTGCGCGACTTCCAGCGGGCCGGTGACCTGATGAGCGCCTGGGGGGTGGACGCGCCCGGCCTGGTCGCCTGGCGGTCCGACGCCGCCGAGGCGTACCTGCGGATGGGCCGGCCGTTGCAGGCCCGCAAGCTGACCGAGGAGCAGCTCAACCGGTGCACCGACAAGATGCCCCGGGCGCGCGGGGTCGGCCTGCGGCTGCTGGCCGCCACCGAGCAGCCCCGGCACCGGCCGATGCTGCTGCGCCAGGCCGCCGACCTGCTGCAGAACAGCGGCGACCTGTACGAGCTGGCCCGCACCCTGACCGACCTGGCGCAGGCCTACAACGCGCTCGGCGAGTCCCGCCGGGCCGGGATGATCGGGCACCGGGCCCGGGCGCTGGCCGAGGGCTGCGCGGCGGTCCCGCTGCGGCGGGCGCTGTCGCAGGACGCCGACTGGGACGCGGCCGAGCCGGCCGTGCCGGCGACGGCGTCCGGTGGGGCGGCGATGCTCAGTGACGCGGAGCGCCGGGTCGCGGCGCTGGCCGCGGTCGGCTACACCAACCGGGAGATCGCCGACAAGCTCTACATCACCACCAGCACCGTGGAACAGCACCTGACCAGGACGTACCGGAAATTGAACGTCACCCGCCGCAGCGACCTGCCGGCGAACCTGGACGCGACGCTCGCCACCGCCTGA
- a CDS encoding FAD-dependent monooxygenase has translation MTKTVLISGAGVAGLTLAHWLRRHGFTPTVVERAPALRDGGYKVDIRGAAVEVVRRTGILEQVRERRTDVRAGAVVDRSGKRVASMNGDSFGGREEHDAEILRGDLTRLLFETTRDEVDYRFGDAIAALDGTSVTFSSGRTETFDLIVGADGVHSRTRELAFGPESGFVHDMGYRVAICTVPNHLGLDREELTYVSPGRTTLVYSTAGQTTAKAMFLFTEPAGIDESDPRRALREAYAGQGWEVPRLLEAVADAPDFYYDRLAQVRMDRWSAGPVALLGDAAYCASPASGQGTSLGLVGGYLLAGELAAAGGDHETAFAAYEARMRPFAERNQKLGPANVKRMVLSSSGQVRMSMVMLGVMSRLPGRDRMMAAMMAPLHKAANAIEIPDYATRSQHP, from the coding sequence ATGACGAAGACGGTCCTGATCTCCGGAGCCGGCGTTGCCGGCCTCACGCTGGCGCACTGGCTGCGTCGCCACGGCTTCACGCCCACCGTGGTCGAGCGGGCCCCGGCCCTGCGCGACGGTGGTTACAAGGTGGACATCCGCGGCGCCGCCGTCGAGGTGGTCCGCCGCACCGGCATCCTGGAGCAGGTCCGCGAGCGGCGCACCGACGTCCGCGCCGGCGCCGTCGTCGACCGCTCCGGCAAGCGGGTCGCCAGCATGAACGGGGACAGTTTCGGCGGCCGCGAGGAGCACGACGCGGAGATCCTCCGCGGCGACCTGACCCGGCTGCTCTTCGAGACCACCCGCGACGAGGTGGACTATCGCTTCGGCGACGCGATCGCCGCGCTGGACGGCACGTCGGTCACCTTCTCCAGCGGGCGCACCGAGACGTTCGACCTGATCGTCGGCGCCGACGGGGTGCACTCGCGGACCCGGGAGCTGGCCTTCGGCCCGGAGTCCGGCTTCGTCCACGACATGGGTTACCGGGTCGCCATCTGCACCGTGCCCAACCACCTGGGGCTGGACCGCGAGGAGCTGACCTATGTCAGCCCCGGCCGCACCACCCTGGTCTACAGCACCGCCGGCCAGACCACCGCGAAGGCGATGTTCCTGTTCACCGAGCCGGCCGGGATCGACGAGAGCGACCCGCGCCGGGCGCTCCGCGAGGCCTACGCGGGGCAGGGCTGGGAGGTGCCCCGGCTGCTCGAGGCGGTGGCCGACGCCCCCGACTTCTACTACGACCGGCTCGCCCAGGTGCGGATGGACCGCTGGTCGGCCGGCCCGGTCGCGCTGCTCGGCGACGCCGCGTACTGCGCCTCGCCGGCCTCCGGCCAGGGCACCAGCCTGGGGCTGGTCGGGGGTTACCTGCTGGCCGGCGAGCTGGCCGCGGCCGGCGGCGACCACGAGACCGCCTTCGCCGCCTACGAGGCCCGGATGCGCCCGTTCGCCGAGCGCAACCAGAAGCTCGGCCCGGCGAACGTCAAGCGGATGGTGCTGAGCAGCTCCGGCCAGGTGCGGATGTCGATGGTGATGCTGGGCGTGATGTCCCGGCTGCCCGGCCGCGACCGGATGATGGCCGCCATGATGGCGCCGCTGCACAAGGCCGCCAACGCCATCGAGATCCCCGACTACGCGACCCGGTCGCAGCACCCCTGA